Proteins encoded together in one Catellatospora citrea window:
- a CDS encoding glycosyltransferase family 4 protein: protein MGVERRGRGRVVMIVDTGVHGDSRVQKQAISAAEAGWDVTLIGRSPTNEPQEWQLGGAQVRLVVVGGGAGTGGAGGGGGAKAALRRVRTAMPGAVKHARRPVDVALVWYWQRKLGDKSWRRLEPQLWSFEAAFGKVIDELDPDIVHANDFRMLGVGARAVERGRARGRDVKLVWDAHEYLPGVIPYRDHARWLPAHLAYEREYAPVADAVITVSDEIAARLQRDHRLPVTPAVVLNAPEVSHDPGPADAPTLRELCGIGADVPLMVYSGAASPQRGLGLVVEGLPQLPGLHLAMIINQPDGPYATTLRERAAELGVADRIHLMGYVQHDLVVPLLATADLGVMPIRHHLNHEMSLATKFFEYSHARLPIVGSDVRTLAATVRSTGQGEVFRADDVADFVRAAKSVLADPERYRAVYDKPGLLDGWTWQHQADVLERVYSSLLPGR from the coding sequence ATGGGAGTCGAACGTCGCGGCCGTGGTCGTGTGGTCATGATCGTCGACACCGGGGTCCATGGCGACTCGCGGGTCCAGAAGCAGGCGATCTCCGCGGCCGAGGCGGGCTGGGACGTGACGCTGATCGGCCGCTCCCCGACGAACGAGCCGCAGGAGTGGCAGCTCGGCGGCGCACAGGTGCGACTGGTCGTGGTCGGTGGCGGCGCGGGCACCGGCGGCGCCGGGGGTGGCGGGGGCGCCAAGGCGGCGCTGCGGCGCGTGCGGACGGCCATGCCCGGCGCGGTGAAGCACGCCCGCCGCCCGGTCGACGTCGCCCTGGTCTGGTACTGGCAGCGCAAGCTCGGTGACAAGTCCTGGCGGCGGCTGGAGCCGCAGCTGTGGAGCTTCGAGGCCGCGTTCGGCAAGGTCATCGACGAGCTGGACCCCGACATCGTGCACGCCAACGACTTCCGGATGCTGGGCGTGGGCGCCCGCGCGGTGGAGCGCGGCCGGGCGCGGGGACGCGACGTCAAGCTGGTCTGGGACGCGCACGAGTACCTGCCCGGCGTGATCCCGTATCGCGACCACGCCCGCTGGTTGCCCGCGCACCTGGCCTACGAGCGCGAGTACGCCCCGGTCGCCGACGCGGTGATCACGGTGTCCGACGAGATCGCGGCCCGGCTGCAGCGTGATCACAGGCTGCCGGTGACCCCGGCGGTGGTGCTCAACGCGCCCGAGGTCAGCCACGATCCCGGCCCGGCCGACGCCCCGACGCTGCGCGAGCTGTGCGGCATCGGCGCGGACGTGCCGCTGATGGTCTACAGCGGGGCGGCGTCGCCGCAGCGCGGCCTGGGCCTGGTCGTCGAAGGGCTGCCCCAGCTGCCGGGGCTGCACCTCGCGATGATCATCAACCAGCCGGACGGACCGTACGCGACGACGCTGCGGGAGCGGGCCGCCGAGCTGGGCGTCGCCGACCGGATCCACCTGATGGGCTACGTCCAGCACGACCTGGTCGTGCCGCTGCTGGCCACGGCCGACCTCGGCGTCATGCCGATCCGCCACCACCTCAACCACGAGATGTCGCTGGCGACCAAGTTCTTCGAGTACTCCCACGCCCGCCTGCCGATCGTGGGCAGCGACGTGCGCACCCTCGCCGCGACCGTGCGCAGCACCGGCCAGGGCGAGGTGTTCCGCGCCGACGACGTGGCCGACTTCGTGCGAGCGGCGAAGTCCGTGCTCGCCGACCCGGAACGCTACCGGGCCGTCTACGACAAGCCGGGCCTGCTCGACGGCTGGACCTGGCAGCACCAGGCCGACGTGCTGGAGCGGGTCTACTCGTCGCTGCTGCCCGGCCGCTGA
- a CDS encoding glycosyltransferase family 2 protein, whose product MTPVDVSVIVPVYNTMPYLRRCMDSLVGQTLGLNRMEIIAVDDGSTDGSAAELARFADRYPGSVKVVRQPNSGGPASPCNHGLRLATGRFVFFVGADDYLGPEALERLVDAADRYGSEVVLGKTVGVNSRFIYQQVFARNEADISFAGSGLPWSLANIKLFSRDLIERHAIRYPEDMPIGSDFPFTLEACFRAARISVVADYDCYYAVRRLNAQNVTHLSNAADRLYCMRRLMEFTVGLMPPGKDRDAVLSRLFALEVAVVLRDDLINVDRSVQEAVHACVRELADRHLTAETGAELEVETRLRIGVVQAGDVDDLLAVIGQDVHHGIAPIVVEGDRWYAAYPGFRTPGSSIPDEVFEVTAQAAGWAAKLDATQAVWRRRADGATVLAISARSPLPDLAAQGEIRVQAEDLTAAVQVAESRPETVVQAEFAVADVVNASAVSGQRRSVRVSVHARGQEGSAPLRAAGLRLPRPLIWRRGLRVYAITPAKDPSGRLMISVVPMTPGRILARLTRRR is encoded by the coding sequence GTGACCCCTGTCGACGTGAGTGTCATCGTCCCGGTCTACAACACGATGCCCTATCTCCGGCGCTGCATGGACTCGCTGGTGGGGCAGACCCTCGGGCTGAACCGCATGGAGATCATCGCGGTGGACGACGGCTCGACCGACGGCAGCGCCGCGGAGCTGGCCCGCTTCGCCGACCGTTACCCCGGCAGCGTCAAGGTGGTCCGCCAGCCCAACTCGGGCGGCCCGGCCAGCCCCTGCAACCACGGCCTGCGGCTGGCCACCGGCCGGTTCGTCTTCTTCGTCGGCGCCGACGACTACCTGGGCCCCGAGGCGCTGGAGCGGTTGGTCGACGCCGCCGACCGGTACGGCTCCGAGGTCGTGCTCGGCAAGACCGTCGGCGTCAACAGCCGCTTCATCTACCAGCAGGTCTTCGCCCGCAACGAGGCGGACATCAGCTTCGCCGGGTCCGGGCTGCCCTGGTCGCTGGCCAACATCAAGCTGTTCTCCCGCGACCTGATCGAGCGGCACGCCATCCGCTACCCCGAGGACATGCCGATCGGCAGCGACTTCCCGTTCACGCTGGAGGCCTGCTTCCGGGCCGCGCGCATCTCGGTCGTCGCCGACTACGACTGCTACTACGCGGTGCGCCGGCTCAACGCCCAGAACGTCACCCACCTCAGCAACGCCGCCGACCGGCTCTACTGCATGCGCCGCCTGATGGAGTTCACCGTCGGGCTGATGCCGCCCGGCAAGGACCGCGACGCGGTGCTGTCCCGGCTGTTCGCGCTCGAGGTCGCCGTCGTGCTGCGTGACGACCTGATCAACGTCGACCGCTCCGTGCAGGAGGCGGTGCACGCCTGCGTACGCGAGCTCGCCGACCGGCACCTGACCGCCGAGACCGGAGCGGAGCTGGAGGTCGAGACCCGGCTGCGCATCGGCGTCGTGCAGGCCGGCGACGTCGACGACCTGCTCGCCGTGATCGGCCAGGACGTGCACCACGGCATCGCCCCGATCGTCGTCGAGGGCGACCGCTGGTACGCCGCCTACCCCGGATTCCGTACCCCCGGCTCGTCGATCCCGGACGAGGTCTTCGAGGTCACCGCGCAGGCGGCCGGCTGGGCCGCGAAGCTCGACGCCACCCAGGCGGTGTGGCGGCGCCGCGCCGACGGCGCGACGGTGCTGGCCATCTCGGCCCGCAGCCCGCTGCCGGACCTGGCCGCGCAGGGCGAGATCCGGGTCCAGGCCGAGGACCTGACCGCGGCGGTCCAGGTCGCCGAGAGCCGCCCGGAGACCGTGGTGCAGGCCGAGTTCGCCGTCGCCGACGTGGTCAACGCCAGCGCCGTCAGCGGGCAGCGCCGCTCGGTGCGGGTGAGCGTGCACGCCCGCGGGCAGGAGGGCTCCGCGCCGCTGCGGGCCGCCGGCCTGCGCCTGCCGCGACCCCTCATCTGGCGTCGCGGCCTGCGGGTGTACGCGATCACCCCGGCCAAGGACCCGTCCGGCCGCCTCATGATCTCCGTCGTCCCGATGACCCCCGGCCGCATCCTGGCCCGCCTCACCCGCCGCCGCTGA
- a CDS encoding amidohydrolase family protein, whose protein sequence is MRPIMDCNVHLWDQRDDPVGWLADRTAVRDLLGDYDSLPEVYTLADYRAETAAHPVNGVVWSDAGSADPLHAAAWVQRQADAADLDVLLVTLGDPASAGWPAFLRSFAELPAAAGVRIRLVSGLGGGTALAGDARAHLRLLAEHDLTLTVEAAADQLGEVARLARELPRVRVVLDHFGWPADLTAAGSRAHAAGLAEVAAAPNTATRIDALGTVFGDWTADRVRPWLLAAVDAFGASRCMLGSDLPIERLRGGFDHLYDGYEQVFAECTEPERGDLWHGTARRWYGGDVPA, encoded by the coding sequence GTGAGGCCGATCATGGACTGCAACGTGCATCTGTGGGATCAGCGCGACGACCCGGTGGGCTGGCTCGCCGACCGCACCGCGGTGCGGGACCTGCTCGGCGACTACGACTCGCTGCCCGAGGTCTACACGCTGGCCGACTACCGCGCCGAGACCGCCGCGCACCCGGTGAACGGCGTGGTCTGGTCCGACGCGGGCAGCGCCGACCCGCTGCACGCCGCCGCCTGGGTCCAGCGCCAGGCCGACGCCGCCGACCTGGACGTGCTGCTGGTGACCCTGGGCGACCCCGCCTCGGCGGGCTGGCCCGCGTTCCTGCGCTCCTTCGCCGAGCTGCCCGCCGCCGCCGGGGTACGCATCCGGCTCGTCAGCGGGCTGGGCGGCGGCACGGCCCTGGCCGGGGACGCCCGCGCCCACCTGCGGCTGCTGGCCGAGCACGACCTCACACTCACCGTGGAAGCCGCCGCCGACCAGCTCGGCGAGGTGGCGCGACTGGCTCGCGAGCTGCCCCGGGTCCGCGTGGTGCTGGACCACTTCGGATGGCCCGCCGACCTCACCGCCGCCGGCTCACGCGCGCACGCGGCGGGGCTGGCCGAGGTGGCCGCCGCGCCGAACACCGCCACCCGCATCGACGCGCTCGGCACCGTGTTCGGCGACTGGACCGCCGACCGCGTGCGCCCCTGGCTGCTGGCGGCCGTGGACGCGTTCGGTGCGAGCCGGTGCATGCTCGGCTCGGACCTGCCCATCGAGCGCCTGCGCGGCGGCTTCGACCACCTCTACGACGGGTACGAGCAGGTCTTCGCCGAGTGCACCGAACCCGAACGCGGCGACCTGTGGCACGGCACGGCCCGCCGCTGGTACGGCGGCGACGTCCCGGCCTGA
- a CDS encoding phosphotransferase, with protein sequence MFEGEEALVGNVTAGVVRVGATVRRPAGPWTEGVDAFLWHLERAGFTGAPRALGRDEQGRQMLEYVSGEISDATGTFTVAELAEIGRMQRELHDAAAAFVPDSGTRWETPIPPDRAELVCHNDVAPWNLVRADRGWVLIDWDGAAPSSRLWDLAYAAQSMAGMSTRRDPAESAARLRAYTDGYGLDPVHGPELAVLLGRRAWAMYELLETGFRENRQPWARIFTEDGTYWRDTAAYLDRHTAVWAAALG encoded by the coding sequence GTGTTCGAGGGTGAAGAGGCGCTGGTCGGGAATGTGACCGCGGGTGTGGTGCGGGTGGGGGCGACGGTTCGGCGGCCTGCCGGGCCGTGGACCGAGGGTGTGGACGCGTTCCTGTGGCACCTGGAGCGAGCGGGGTTCACCGGCGCGCCCCGGGCGCTCGGCCGTGATGAGCAGGGCCGCCAGATGCTGGAGTACGTGTCAGGTGAGATCAGCGACGCGACCGGGACCTTTACGGTCGCGGAGCTGGCCGAGATCGGCCGGATGCAACGCGAGCTGCACGACGCCGCGGCCGCCTTCGTCCCCGATTCCGGCACCCGCTGGGAGACGCCGATCCCGCCCGACCGGGCCGAGCTGGTCTGCCACAACGACGTCGCGCCGTGGAACCTGGTGCGCGCCGACCGCGGCTGGGTGCTGATCGACTGGGATGGAGCTGCGCCGAGTTCCCGGCTGTGGGATCTGGCGTACGCGGCGCAGAGCATGGCCGGGATGAGCACGCGCCGCGACCCGGCGGAGTCGGCCGCCCGGCTGCGCGCCTACACCGACGGCTACGGCCTCGATCCTGTGCACGGCCCGGAACTGGCCGTGCTGCTCGGCCGCCGGGCGTGGGCCATGTACGAGCTGCTGGAGACCGGGTTCCGGGAGAACCGGCAGCCCTGGGCGCGGATCTTCACCGAGGACGGCACGTACTGGCGCGACACCGCCGCCTACCTGGATCGGCATACGGCGGTCTGGGCCGCCGCACTCGGCTGA
- a CDS encoding ThuA domain-containing protein: MPLASSSLHPPLSRLLRLLAVVVLAAAAGLLAVPQRADAAPFSVLVFSKTAGFRHDSIPTGVTAIRNLGTANGFTVDATEDATAFNDTNLAKYAAVVFLSTTGDVLDATQQAAFERYIRAGGGFAGVHAASDTEYGWSWYGSLVGAYFSSHPAEQTATVKVEDPAHPSTAGLPPLWSRFDEWYSFQTNPRTNAHVLASLDERSYAPGGSAMGADHPVAWCKPYDGGRSWYTALGHTAASYSDTNFLNHLLGGIRTAAGQVAGDCTATSTASFQKVALDSNTSNPMELDVAADGRVFYIERDGRVQIIKPSTGTTVTALTLPVFTGNEDGLLGMRLDPGFASNGFIYLYYSPTTGSARNQLSRFTVSGDTISTATEKVLVQVATQRNTCCHAGGSMTFDAAGNLYLATGDNTNPFESNGFAPLDERAGRSDFDSQKSSGNTNDLRGKVLRIRPQADGTYTIPSGNLFAPGTALTRPEIYAMGFRNPFRIGTDPATNTLYVADYGPDAGATDPNRGPEGTVEWNIIGQAGNYGWPYCIGANYAYNDYTFPSGPSGAKYNCAAPVNNSPNNTGLTNLPAAQPATVDYDYGGNPLFPEIGGGGAPMGGPVYRYNAASTSDRKWPQYFDGKAIFGEWNQNKLYTMQVTPNGRSLVDINQLFGSMSFLRPMDLEFGPDGAMYLIEWGTGFGGNNADSGVYRIDYIAGDQNPIAVASGNPTSGGVPLTVQFSSAGSRDPAGQPITYAWTFGDGGASTAANPSHTYATAGNFNAQLTVRDPGGRTAVANVPITVGNTAPTVTLTAPADGGFFAWGDQVRFTVTVTDPEDGTINCSRVNVQYYLGHDAHAHPLQGYTGCTGVIQTSMGTGHGDDADIFAVIEASYTDLGGGGAAPQTGRATVKLQPKHKQAEFFNSTGRAPGAIGGGDPGVQREATSDTAGGFQNIGFIEDGDYWSYTPVNLRNITSARFRVASPGSGGRIEVRTGAPDGPLVGTATFGGTGGWQTYADATATLSASTTTGPLYLVAKNPVGDTGQGSIFNVNWVDFVGQGVADGSQLQVSPGSLAFGSVNVGTTTAAQIVTVSNPGTAAASISAVTVSGQYTQTNTCGSSLAAGASCTVSVRFAPTSAGTQNGTLSVANSTTASPLTVALTGTGVSSTTNLAIGAAMSASSSNGGFPASAANDDNTGSYWESNNNAFPQWLQADLGSAKQVSSVTLKLPPPSAWGARTQTLSITGSTDGTNFSTLKASAGYLFDPATGNTATATFTAASVRYLRVTITANTGWPAGQVSELQIFGGGGQPGPATLAANPTSVAFGNQNVGTTSGGSAVTITNTGGTAAVISAVSASSQFAASGCVGTLAAGATCAVTVTFSPTSAGAKTGTLTVTSNASNPSLTVGLTGTGTTVQTPATLAANPTSIAFPNTNVGSTVTRTTQISNTGGTTASISSVTVSGSGFSLSANGCGSALAPGANCTVTVAFAPTSAGAKTGTLTVASSAANPTLSVGLTGTGTTATSSNLALGKPVTAGHVQNYVPGNAVDGDANSYWESPNNAFPQSITVDLGGSASLSSIVLKLPSAWGARTQTLSVLGSADGSTFATIVGSAAYQFNPTGNTVTITLPANTTARHVRLTFTANTGWPAAQLSDFQVIGVLG, encoded by the coding sequence ATGCCCCTCGCGTCATCGTCCCTGCATCCGCCCCTGTCCAGGCTGTTGCGCCTGCTGGCCGTAGTCGTGCTGGCCGCGGCCGCGGGTCTGCTCGCCGTGCCGCAGCGCGCCGACGCGGCCCCGTTCTCGGTGCTGGTCTTCTCCAAGACCGCCGGGTTCCGCCACGACTCGATCCCGACCGGCGTCACCGCCATCCGCAACCTCGGCACCGCCAACGGGTTCACCGTCGACGCCACCGAGGACGCCACCGCGTTCAACGACACCAACCTGGCCAAGTACGCCGCGGTGGTGTTCCTGTCGACCACCGGCGACGTGCTCGACGCCACCCAGCAGGCCGCCTTCGAGCGCTACATCCGCGCGGGCGGCGGCTTCGCGGGCGTGCACGCCGCGTCCGACACCGAGTACGGCTGGTCCTGGTACGGCAGCCTGGTCGGCGCGTACTTCTCCAGCCACCCGGCCGAGCAGACCGCCACGGTGAAGGTCGAGGACCCGGCGCACCCGTCGACGGCGGGCCTGCCGCCGCTGTGGTCGCGCTTCGACGAGTGGTACTCGTTCCAGACGAATCCTCGGACGAATGCGCACGTGCTGGCGAGCCTCGACGAGCGCAGCTACGCGCCGGGCGGCTCCGCGATGGGCGCGGACCACCCGGTCGCCTGGTGCAAGCCGTACGACGGCGGCCGGTCCTGGTACACCGCGCTCGGGCACACCGCGGCGTCGTACAGCGACACGAACTTCCTCAACCACCTGCTCGGCGGCATCCGCACGGCCGCGGGCCAGGTCGCGGGCGACTGCACCGCCACCAGCACGGCGAGCTTCCAGAAGGTCGCCCTGGACAGCAACACCAGCAACCCGATGGAACTGGACGTGGCCGCCGACGGCCGGGTCTTCTACATCGAGCGCGACGGCCGGGTGCAGATCATCAAGCCGAGCACGGGCACCACGGTGACCGCGCTGACCCTGCCGGTGTTCACCGGCAACGAGGACGGCCTGCTCGGCATGCGCCTGGACCCCGGGTTCGCGAGCAACGGCTTCATCTACCTGTACTACTCCCCCACCACCGGCTCGGCCCGCAACCAGCTGTCGCGGTTCACCGTCTCCGGGGACACGATCAGCACGGCCACCGAGAAGGTGCTGGTCCAGGTCGCCACGCAGCGCAACACCTGCTGCCACGCGGGCGGCTCGATGACCTTCGACGCGGCGGGCAACCTCTACCTGGCGACCGGCGACAACACGAACCCGTTCGAGTCCAACGGCTTCGCGCCGCTCGACGAGCGGGCGGGCCGGTCGGACTTCGACTCGCAGAAGAGCTCGGGCAACACCAACGACCTGCGGGGCAAGGTGCTGCGGATCAGGCCGCAGGCCGACGGGACGTACACGATCCCGAGCGGCAACCTGTTCGCGCCGGGCACCGCGCTGACCCGGCCCGAGATCTACGCGATGGGCTTCCGCAACCCGTTCCGGATCGGCACCGACCCGGCCACCAACACGCTTTACGTCGCCGACTACGGCCCTGACGCGGGCGCGACCGACCCCAACCGGGGCCCCGAGGGCACCGTGGAGTGGAACATCATCGGGCAGGCGGGCAACTACGGCTGGCCGTACTGCATCGGGGCGAACTACGCGTACAACGACTACACGTTCCCGTCCGGGCCGTCGGGCGCGAAGTACAACTGCGCGGCTCCAGTGAACAACTCGCCGAACAACACCGGCCTGACCAACCTGCCGGCCGCGCAGCCCGCCACGGTCGACTACGACTACGGCGGCAACCCGCTGTTCCCGGAGATCGGCGGAGGCGGCGCGCCGATGGGCGGGCCGGTCTACCGCTACAACGCCGCGTCGACGTCGGACCGCAAGTGGCCGCAGTACTTCGACGGCAAGGCGATCTTCGGCGAGTGGAACCAGAACAAGCTGTACACGATGCAGGTCACCCCGAACGGCCGGTCGCTGGTCGACATCAACCAGCTGTTCGGCTCGATGAGCTTCCTGCGGCCGATGGACCTGGAGTTCGGGCCCGACGGCGCGATGTACCTGATCGAGTGGGGCACCGGCTTCGGCGGCAACAACGCCGACTCGGGCGTCTACCGCATCGATTACATCGCCGGGGACCAGAACCCGATCGCGGTCGCCTCGGGCAACCCGACCTCGGGCGGGGTGCCGCTGACCGTGCAGTTCTCCAGCGCGGGCTCGCGTGACCCGGCCGGGCAGCCGATCACGTACGCCTGGACGTTCGGCGACGGCGGCGCGTCGACCGCGGCGAACCCGTCGCACACGTACGCGACGGCGGGCAACTTCAACGCCCAGCTCACCGTACGCGACCCTGGCGGGCGTACCGCGGTGGCGAACGTGCCGATCACCGTGGGCAACACCGCGCCGACGGTGACGCTGACCGCCCCGGCCGACGGCGGCTTCTTCGCCTGGGGCGACCAGGTGCGCTTCACGGTGACGGTGACCGACCCCGAGGACGGCACGATCAACTGCTCACGGGTCAACGTGCAGTACTACCTGGGTCACGACGCGCACGCGCACCCCTTGCAGGGGTACACCGGGTGCACCGGGGTGATCCAGACCTCGATGGGCACCGGCCACGGCGACGACGCGGACATCTTCGCCGTGATCGAGGCCAGCTACACCGACCTGGGCGGGGGCGGCGCCGCGCCGCAGACCGGCCGGGCCACCGTCAAGCTGCAGCCCAAGCACAAGCAGGCCGAGTTCTTCAACAGCACCGGCCGTGCGCCGGGCGCGATCGGCGGCGGCGACCCGGGCGTGCAGCGGGAGGCGACCAGCGACACCGCGGGCGGCTTCCAGAACATCGGCTTCATCGAGGACGGCGACTACTGGTCGTACACCCCGGTGAACCTGCGCAACATCACCTCGGCCCGCTTCCGGGTGGCCTCGCCCGGCTCCGGCGGCCGGATCGAGGTCCGCACCGGAGCGCCGGACGGCCCGCTGGTCGGCACCGCCACCTTCGGCGGCACCGGCGGCTGGCAGACCTACGCCGACGCCACGGCCACCCTGTCCGCGAGCACCACCACCGGCCCCCTGTACCTGGTCGCGAAGAACCCGGTCGGCGACACCGGCCAGGGTTCGATCTTCAACGTGAACTGGGTCGACTTCGTCGGCCAGGGCGTCGCCGACGGGTCCCAGCTGCAGGTCTCGCCCGGCAGTCTGGCCTTCGGCTCAGTGAACGTCGGCACCACCACGGCGGCGCAGATCGTCACGGTCAGCAACCCGGGCACGGCGGCGGCGAGCATCAGCGCGGTCACCGTCTCCGGCCAGTACACGCAGACGAACACCTGCGGCAGCTCGCTGGCCGCCGGGGCGTCCTGCACGGTGAGCGTGCGCTTCGCGCCCACCTCGGCCGGCACGCAGAACGGCACCCTGTCGGTGGCGAACTCGACCACCGCGTCACCGCTGACGGTCGCGCTGACCGGCACCGGGGTCAGCAGCACCACCAACCTCGCCATCGGTGCGGCGATGTCGGCCAGCAGCAGCAACGGCGGGTTCCCCGCCTCGGCCGCCAACGACGACAACACCGGCAGCTACTGGGAGTCGAACAACAACGCGTTCCCGCAGTGGCTGCAGGCCGACCTGGGCAGCGCCAAGCAGGTCAGTTCGGTGACGCTCAAGCTGCCGCCGCCGTCGGCGTGGGGTGCCCGCACCCAGACGCTGTCGATCACCGGTAGCACCGACGGCACGAACTTCAGCACGCTGAAGGCGTCGGCGGGTTACCTGTTCGACCCGGCCACCGGCAACACGGCGACCGCCACGTTCACCGCGGCCTCGGTGCGCTACCTGCGGGTGACCATCACCGCGAACACCGGCTGGCCCGCGGGGCAGGTGTCCGAGCTGCAGATCTTCGGCGGCGGTGGGCAGCCCGGTCCGGCGACGCTGGCCGCGAACCCCACCTCGGTCGCCTTCGGCAACCAGAACGTGGGTACGACCAGCGGCGGCTCGGCGGTGACCATCACCAACACCGGCGGCACCGCGGCGGTCATCTCAGCGGTGTCCGCGTCGAGCCAGTTCGCCGCGAGCGGCTGCGTCGGCACCCTGGCCGCCGGGGCGACCTGCGCCGTCACGGTCACCTTCAGCCCGACCTCGGCCGGGGCGAAGACCGGCACGCTGACCGTGACCAGCAACGCGAGCAACCCGTCGCTGACCGTGGGCCTGACCGGCACGGGCACCACCGTGCAGACCCCGGCGACGCTGGCGGCCAACCCGACGTCGATCGCGTTCCCGAACACGAACGTCGGCAGCACGGTCACGCGTACGACGCAGATCAGCAACACCGGCGGCACCACCGCCTCGATCTCGTCGGTGACGGTGTCCGGCAGCGGGTTCAGCCTGTCGGCAAACGGCTGCGGGTCGGCGCTGGCACCGGGGGCGAACTGCACGGTCACGGTCGCCTTCGCGCCCACCTCGGCGGGGGCGAAGACAGGCACGCTGACCGTGGCCAGCAGCGCGGCCAACCCCACGCTGTCGGTCGGGCTGACCGGCACCGGCACCACCGCGACCAGTTCCAACCTGGCGCTGGGCAAGCCGGTGACCGCCGGGCACGTGCAGAACTACGTGCCGGGCAACGCGGTCGACGGTGACGCCAACTCGTACTGGGAGAGCCCGAACAACGCGTTCCCGCAGTCGATCACGGTGGATCTGGGCGGCAGCGCCTCGCTCAGCTCGATCGTGCTGAAGCTGCCGTCGGCGTGGGGTGCGCGCACCCAGACGCTGTCGGTGCTGGGCAGCGCCGACGGTTCGACGTTCGCCACGATCGTGGGTTCGGCGGCGTACCAGTTCAACCCGACGGGCAACACGGTGACGATCACCCTGCCCGCGAACACGACGGCCCGCCATGTCCGGCTGACCTTCACCGCGAACACCGGTTGGCCCGCGGCTCAGCTGTCGGACTTCCAGGTGATAGGGGTGCTCGGCTAG
- a CDS encoding NAD-dependent epimerase/dehydratase family protein: MRLLILGGTRFLGRALATDAVSRGWEVTAFHRGVSGPPPAGVAAVHGDRTQPGDLAPLAHRAWDAVVDTWDGPPQVVARSAAALEPACGRYVHVSSRSVYRDLSTRGLTELSPLVSVDGDTFGARKAAAEHAVLATYGDRALLARPGLVLGPHEQPERLVWWLRRLARGGDVPVPGPPELGLQCIDVRDLARWLLDAARSGLSGAYNVVSRPGHTTMGALLSTCAEASGSRARLRWVPTATVLAAGVRPWSDLPIWVPEDSDVRGLHETDAERAHATGLRCRPIAQTVAATWDWLTSTPGPVPAGGLGPEREAAILPGLDER, encoded by the coding sequence ATGCGACTGCTGATCCTCGGCGGCACCCGCTTCCTCGGCCGGGCGCTCGCCACCGACGCCGTCAGCCGCGGCTGGGAGGTGACCGCGTTCCACCGCGGCGTGTCGGGCCCCCCGCCGGCCGGGGTGGCGGCCGTGCACGGCGACCGGACGCAGCCGGGCGATCTCGCGCCGCTCGCCCACCGCGCCTGGGACGCGGTCGTCGACACCTGGGACGGCCCGCCGCAGGTCGTCGCCCGCAGTGCGGCCGCCCTGGAACCTGCCTGCGGCCGGTACGTCCACGTGTCGAGCCGGTCGGTGTACCGGGACCTGTCCACCCGGGGACTCACCGAGCTGTCCCCGCTGGTGTCCGTCGACGGGGACACCTTCGGGGCGCGCAAGGCGGCCGCCGAGCACGCGGTCCTGGCGACGTACGGTGACCGGGCTCTGCTCGCCCGGCCTGGCCTGGTGCTCGGCCCGCATGAGCAGCCCGAACGGCTCGTCTGGTGGTTGCGGCGGCTGGCCCGCGGCGGTGACGTGCCTGTCCCCGGGCCGCCCGAGCTGGGACTTCAGTGCATCGACGTGCGCGATCTCGCCCGCTGGCTGCTCGACGCGGCGCGTTCGGGCCTCAGCGGCGCGTACAACGTGGTCAGCCGGCCGGGTCACACCACGATGGGGGCGCTGCTGTCGACGTGCGCCGAGGCAAGCGGCTCGCGCGCCCGACTCCGCTGGGTGCCGACCGCCACGGTCCTGGCGGCGGGGGTGCGTCCCTGGTCGGACCTGCCGATCTGGGTGCCGGAAGACAGCGACGTACGCGGACTGCACGAGACCGACGCCGAGCGCGCACACGCGACCGGACTGCGCTGCCGCCCGATCGCACAGACCGTCGCCGCCACCTGGGACTGGCTGACCTCGACTCCGGGCCCGGTGCCGGCCGGCGGCCTCGGCCCGGAGCGGGAGGCGGCGATCCTGCCCGGCCTCGACGAACGCTGA